The following is a genomic window from Saprospiraceae bacterium.
TCAATATTAGTACCGCCCCAGGATGAATTAATTAATCCTATTGGGATTTTAAGGCTGTCATAAATCATTTTTGCAAAAAAATAGGCTACGCCCGAAAATTCTGAAACTGTCGTTGAATCACATATTTTCCATTCAATAGGGGTTAGCTCAGATTTGGGCAAGGAGCTAATGGTATGTGGAATCTTAACATGACGAATTTGAGGATAATCAGCGGATGCAATTTCTTTTTTTGCATTCATTGAAAGGCCAACTGTCCATTCCATATTGGATTGTCCACTACAAAGCCATACTTCACCAACCAGTACATTTTTAATTAGGATACTGTTTTTACCAATGATAGATAATTCATAAGGTCCGCCTGCAGGTTCTGCATCAAGTCTTACAATCCATTTACCATTTTTATCAGTTTTAATTGTTTTCGTTTGCCCATTAAATTTCACAACAATTTTTTCATTTACATCCGCCTTTCCCCATACGGGTATCATAATATGGCGTTGCATCACCATGTTATCCGAAAAGATTTTAGGTAGTACCACATCGGCATACAAAGATATTGTAACACAAAACATTACGATAAATAGAAAATATTTCTTTTTCATTTTTTTTATTTACTTAACACAAAATTATCTGTAAATCGTATATCTTTTGAAGAAGCTCCAATCAATATTTCAAAATCACCCGGTTCAGCTGCCCATTGCAGTTGCTGATTATAAAAAGAAAGTTTTTCCTTATCTATAATGAACCTAATGTTACTTGATGCGCCGGCTTTCAAAAAAATTTTCCTGAAATCCTTCAATTCCTTTACCGGTCTTGCAATGGAACCAACTTTATCCCGCAAATACATTTGTACAATTTCTTCGCCATCATATTTACCTGTGTTGGTAATGGTAACTGAAACCTCTACTTGCTCATTCATCTTCATTAACTTTTTACTTAGTTGGAGATTACTATATTGAAAACTTGTATAGCTTAATCCGTACCCAAATTCATACTTGGGATCAACTGATATATCAATATAGGATGTATTGGGGACTTTACTATTTGTTACAGGCCGACCTGTATTAAAATGGCAGTAATAAATGGGGATCTGACCAACATTAATGGGGAAACTCATCGCCAATTTTGCAGAAGGATTAAAATCGCCAAACAAAACATCTGCAATGGCATTGCCAGCTTCGCTACCAAGCCACCAGGTATATAAAATAGCCGGTGCATAATCAGATGTGTAATTAAACACCAACGGGCGTCCTGCATTAATTAAAACAACTACAGGTTTGCCAGTTGCCAGCAATGCTTTCAGCAATTCTTCCTGCACCCCGGGAATGGTAATATCACTTCGATTTCTGGCTTCGCCACTCATCTCTCGGCGTTCACCAATGCTGAGTATTACCACTTCCGCCTGCTTTGCCACCTCAACCGCTTCTGCAAATCCATCTTTGTTATTACCCTCAATCTCACAACCTTTAGCATACAGCAGCTTTGTATTTGGACCAACTTTATTCTGCAGTCCTTCCCATTGCGATACAATAAAGTTGGAATCTATACCAGGCACTTCCACATCCCAGGATCCCTTGTTCTGTTTTAAGGCCTTTACAAGCGGCCCTATAAAGGCGATAGATTTCAAATTGCGGGATAAAGGCAACAAGTTGTTTTGATTTTTAAGCAATACAATACTTTTGGCACCCGCTTCTCTTGCCAATTTTGCATGTTCCGGCTTTGCCAGTTCAGTTTTTTCCAGCTTTTCATTGCAATACTTA
Proteins encoded in this region:
- the bglX gene encoding beta-glucosidase BglX, which encodes MKNIVINISVLFIIVLQTNIVAAQQKTFSQKVDSILALMTLDEKIGQLNQYNDDWRATGPITPDNNKIGQVKSGQLGSLLNCIGVSRTRSWQELALQSRLKIPLLFGLDVIHGFKTTFPIPLAEACSWDLEAMEQTARVAATEASASGIHWTFAPMVDIARDPRWGRVMEGAGEDPYLGSKIATARVKGFQGNKLGDLNSVMACAKHFAAYGAAIGGRDYNSVDMSERLLWEVYLPPFKATVDAGVATFMNSFNDINGVPATGNKMLQRDILKGKWNYKGFVVSDWGSVGEMINHGTAKNGYEAALSAITAGCDMDMESRSYKNNLAKLVEDGKVSVSLIDDAVKRILYKKFELGLFDDPFKYCNEKLEKTELAKPEHAKLAREAGAKSIVLLKNQNNLLPLSRNLKSIAFIGPLVKALKQNKGSWDVEVPGIDSNFIVSQWEGLQNKVGPNTKLLYAKGCEIEGNNKDGFAEAVEVAKQAEVVILSIGERREMSGEARNRSDITIPGVQEELLKALLATGKPVVVLINAGRPLVFNYTSDYAPAILYTWWLGSEAGNAIADVLFGDFNPSAKLAMSFPINVGQIPIYYCHFNTGRPVTNSKVPNTSYIDISVDPKYEFGYGLSYTSFQYSNLQLSKKLMKMNEQVEVSVTITNTGKYDGEEIVQMYLRDKVGSIARPVKELKDFRKIFLKAGASSNIRFIIDKEKLSFYNQQLQWAAEPGDFEILIGASSKDIRFTDNFVLSK